From one Planktothrix agardhii NIES-204 genomic stretch:
- a CDS encoding phosphoglucosamine mutase encodes MFISTTHSIIDRFRVNLPKTPLFGTDGIRGKVGDLLTPSLAQQVGFWTGKILQTENQKKGPVIIGQDSRNSSNPLALSLSAGLRATGLEVWYLGLCPTPTVAYLTHISEAIGGVMISASHNPPEDNGIKIFGADGTKLTTALQKQIETGIRGAGGKIGYEPEHPVKYGYQHARPELLNQYLQSLQDSLLPTVDLSGLRIVLDLAWGAAVNLAPQAFAQMGADVICLHNQADGDRINVNCGSTHLAPLQAAVRENQADLGFAFDGDADRVIAVDSQGRVIDGDYILYFWGKMLQQQQQLPGNTIVSTVMANLGFEMAWKQLGGKLIRTAVGDQYVHAEMIQTGAMLGGEQSGHILCRHYGISGDGLLTALHLTALVQRSGYSMSQLREQSFSTYPQLLKNLRVEDRERRCNWQHCEPLQKAIAKAETAMGNQGRILVRASGTEPLIRVMVEAINADIAHYWSDNLVSAVQQYL; translated from the coding sequence ATGTTTATATCTACGACTCACAGTATTATTGACCGTTTTCGTGTTAATTTACCCAAAACACCCCTATTTGGAACCGATGGGATTCGGGGAAAAGTCGGAGACCTTCTCACACCATCCCTAGCTCAACAAGTCGGATTTTGGACAGGGAAAATCCTACAAACTGAGAATCAGAAAAAAGGGCCTGTAATTATTGGGCAGGATTCTCGCAACTCCAGCAATCCGTTAGCCTTATCATTATCTGCGGGTTTAAGAGCCACCGGATTAGAGGTTTGGTATCTCGGTTTATGCCCCACTCCCACCGTTGCTTATCTAACTCACATTTCCGAGGCGATCGGTGGGGTAATGATTTCCGCCAGCCATAACCCCCCCGAAGATAATGGAATTAAAATATTTGGAGCCGATGGGACAAAGTTAACCACCGCCCTACAAAAACAGATCGAAACTGGCATCCGAGGAGCCGGGGGAAAAATTGGCTACGAACCCGAACATCCTGTCAAGTATGGATATCAACACGCTCGACCCGAATTATTAAATCAATATCTTCAGTCCCTACAAGACTCCCTACTGCCAACCGTCGATTTGTCGGGTCTGCGGATTGTTTTAGATTTAGCCTGGGGAGCCGCCGTTAATTTAGCGCCCCAAGCCTTCGCCCAAATGGGAGCCGACGTCATTTGTCTGCATAATCAAGCCGATGGAGATCGGATTAACGTCAACTGTGGCTCAACCCATCTCGCCCCCCTACAAGCCGCCGTGCGGGAAAATCAAGCGGATTTAGGTTTCGCCTTTGATGGAGATGCTGACCGAGTAATCGCCGTCGATAGTCAAGGTCGCGTAATTGATGGTGATTATATTCTTTACTTTTGGGGCAAAATGTTGCAACAACAGCAACAGTTACCCGGAAATACGATTGTTTCAACGGTGATGGCCAATCTGGGTTTTGAAATGGCCTGGAAACAGTTAGGCGGGAAGTTGATCCGAACTGCGGTGGGCGATCAATACGTTCATGCAGAAATGATCCAGACAGGTGCAATGTTAGGGGGCGAACAGTCCGGTCATATTCTCTGTCGTCATTACGGTATTTCTGGAGATGGCTTGCTGACAGCATTGCATTTAACCGCCTTAGTCCAACGTTCGGGCTATTCCATGAGTCAACTCCGAGAACAAAGTTTTTCCACCTATCCTCAACTGTTAAAAAATCTGCGAGTAGAAGACCGGGAGCGGCGTTGTAATTGGCAACACTGTGAACCCTTACAAAAAGCGATCGCTAAAGCCGAAACAGCCATGGGAAATCAAGGTCGGATTTTAGTTCGGGCGTCTGGAACTGAACCCCTAATTCGGGTCATGGTCGAAGCAATTAATGCCGACATAGCCCATTATTGGTCTGACAATTTAGTTTCAGCCGTTCAGCAATACCTGTAA
- a CDS encoding peptidase-like protein, which produces MANQYENITVDGKLTDWTQNERLDSVSGTGKAGYEIYGKYAADTYVFAFKADSKTIGANTTLWLNTDQNIGTGYKIWGWAGGAEYNVNFDSNGIPALYTGGEDETNPRIKVSDLDYTFDPDKKIVEFAVPVSQLQGTPKAVDAYIDINNTDFLPGSYASQKYTVSAPKVLIPRTDLSKKIGIVYSDTTAAKYFDKKAYTQLFLSAQSQAMQAGIPFDILNEDDLTDITKLVNYDSLVFPSLRNVPTSKLQAIENTLSDAVYDYKIGIVTAGDFLTNDENGNALPGDSYSRMRKLLDLTRVDGGGPVNGTLTATDVTNPVMKGYAANEAILNYNNISYNTYGDGVTDNKQPTVVADLVANGKNSEAVITTETGGRNVHFATEGFLADSNLLWPALQWSAKGAEPTVRLNMSRDQGIFVSRNDMDQSQETFDVNNGIYDKLLPILDKWNKDYNFVGSYYINVGNNPPDQTTDWNKSGPYYQDMLAQGNEIGTHSYTHPEDTNPLNPTDLEFEFNQSQLVIEKNLGINVTGAAIPGTPEGFQVSQELKKYLDYVSGGYSGVGAGYPNAFGLPFKGEDYVYLAPNMKFDFSLIEFEKKTVPEAEAVWNQEYNDIASHAAMPIFHWPWHDYAPTLWNTNPSGAAPGYTEQMFTNLIAKAYNAGAEFVTANDLSNRIKTFEKAKISTSTTENTITAKVEAATNTDVGTFGLNVEKGQQIQSVSNWYAYDADTVFLPKAGGEFTINLGTTPQDVTRIIDLPMRSTLESVTGDGQNLDYTFTGAGTVKLDLKIPQGQDVVTTGADSTTLNGDILEMVFKNGGSHTAKVSFGVAQDQPPTVINPITDVTAEEDDPSKTIDLSNVFDDVDNDKNLIVKTVTTNSNETLVTSSITDNTLTLNYLKDKSGTADITVEATSNGLKVTDTFTVNVNSVDDAPKVVNPITDVTAEEDDPSKTIDLSNVFDDVDNDKNLIVKTVTTNSNETLVTSSITDNTLTLNYLKDKSGTADITVEATSNGLKVTDTFTVNVNSVDDAPTVASPIADVTATKNAPQSTIDLANVFDDIDNDKTAISKTVLTNSNTGLVTPSISGNTLTLNYFNNQFGTANITVQGTSNGKTVDDTFTVNVNDSVVTNPNDPVVTNPSTPLNIINVTSANNNVTGTAGNDQINGTAGNETLAGAKGNDVLKGDGGNDVLKGGDGNDALNGDGGNDKLQGQLGDDGLSGGIGNDTLSGGVGNDSLSGGADNDKLNGNAGNDLLNGDAGNDTLSGGVGNDKLSGGADNDKLNGNAGNDLLNGDAGKDTLNGGDGDDTLIGVDSTSATPGKEEIDVLTGGQNKDRFVLGDSSQAYYNDTGSGDYALISDFKLNNDTIQLYGSASNYQLQSRYSLSGNTGTAIWLTTSGSKELIAIVKADKTLNLTDSKAFSFV; this is translated from the coding sequence ATGGCAAACCAATACGAAAATATTACCGTTGACGGAAAGCTGACGGATTGGACACAGAATGAGCGCTTAGATTCTGTCTCCGGGACAGGAAAAGCCGGATATGAAATTTACGGCAAATATGCCGCAGATACTTATGTTTTTGCCTTCAAAGCTGATAGTAAGACCATTGGAGCTAATACCACTTTATGGCTGAATACAGACCAGAACATCGGTACCGGCTATAAAATTTGGGGCTGGGCAGGGGGAGCCGAATATAACGTCAATTTTGATAGTAATGGTATCCCGGCTCTTTACACTGGGGGTGAGGACGAAACTAATCCAAGAATTAAAGTTTCCGACCTCGATTATACCTTTGATCCCGACAAAAAAATCGTAGAATTTGCCGTTCCCGTGAGCCAATTACAGGGAACACCCAAAGCTGTCGATGCCTACATTGACATTAACAATACTGACTTTTTACCCGGGAGTTATGCCAGTCAAAAATATACGGTTTCAGCACCAAAAGTTTTAATCCCAAGAACGGATCTGAGTAAAAAAATAGGCATCGTTTATTCAGACACCACCGCAGCCAAATACTTCGATAAAAAAGCCTATACTCAACTCTTTCTGTCCGCCCAATCCCAAGCGATGCAGGCTGGAATTCCGTTTGATATTTTAAACGAGGATGATCTAACCGATATTACAAAACTGGTTAATTATGACAGCTTAGTCTTTCCTTCCTTGCGCAACGTTCCCACCAGTAAACTGCAAGCCATTGAAAACACCTTATCAGATGCCGTTTATGACTATAAAATTGGGATTGTTACCGCCGGAGATTTCCTCACCAACGACGAAAATGGTAATGCTTTACCCGGAGATTCCTATAGCCGGATGCGGAAACTCCTAGACCTGACCAGGGTTGATGGGGGGGGGCCGGTGAATGGGACTCTCACAGCCACAGATGTAACTAATCCAGTCATGAAAGGGTACGCCGCTAATGAGGCGATTCTTAACTATAATAACATATCCTATAACACTTATGGCGACGGTGTAACAGACAATAAGCAACCCACCGTTGTCGCAGATTTAGTTGCCAATGGTAAAAATAGCGAGGCAGTGATTACCACCGAAACCGGAGGCCGAAATGTTCACTTTGCCACGGAAGGGTTTTTAGCCGATAGTAACCTACTTTGGCCAGCATTACAATGGTCTGCGAAAGGGGCTGAACCCACGGTACGACTGAATATGAGCCGAGATCAAGGAATCTTTGTTTCTCGTAATGACATGGATCAGTCTCAGGAAACCTTTGACGTTAATAATGGAATTTACGATAAACTCCTGCCCATTTTAGACAAATGGAATAAGGACTATAATTTTGTCGGTTCCTACTATATCAATGTGGGCAATAATCCCCCAGACCAAACCACGGATTGGAACAAGTCTGGCCCCTACTACCAAGATATGTTAGCCCAGGGGAACGAAATTGGTACCCACTCCTACACCCACCCGGAAGATACCAATCCCCTCAACCCCACCGATCTCGAATTTGAATTTAATCAATCCCAATTGGTGATTGAAAAAAACTTAGGAATTAATGTGACTGGTGCAGCCATACCCGGAACCCCGGAAGGATTCCAAGTCAGTCAAGAACTGAAAAAATACCTGGATTATGTCAGTGGGGGATATTCAGGAGTTGGTGCGGGTTATCCGAATGCCTTTGGCTTACCCTTTAAAGGAGAAGACTATGTTTATTTAGCTCCGAACATGAAGTTTGACTTCTCTTTAATTGAGTTTGAGAAAAAAACGGTACCGGAAGCAGAAGCTGTATGGAATCAAGAATATAACGACATTGCTAGTCATGCCGCCATGCCCATCTTCCACTGGCCTTGGCATGATTATGCCCCAACACTTTGGAATACCAATCCCTCTGGCGCGGCACCTGGTTACACCGAGCAGATGTTTACCAATTTGATCGCTAAGGCTTATAATGCCGGGGCAGAATTTGTCACCGCCAACGATTTAAGCAATCGGATTAAAACATTTGAAAAAGCCAAAATATCTACATCAACTACAGAAAATACGATTACCGCTAAAGTCGAAGCCGCAACCAATACCGACGTCGGTACCTTTGGTTTAAATGTGGAAAAAGGTCAGCAAATCCAAAGCGTTAGTAACTGGTACGCCTACGACGCAGACACGGTATTTTTACCAAAAGCCGGGGGCGAATTTACGATTAACTTAGGGACAACTCCCCAAGATGTGACTCGGATTATTGACCTACCCATGCGCTCAACATTGGAAAGTGTTACGGGCGACGGTCAGAATTTGGACTATACCTTTACCGGGGCGGGAACGGTCAAACTGGATTTGAAGATTCCCCAAGGTCAAGACGTAGTAACAACGGGTGCGGATAGTACCACCCTTAACGGCGATATTTTGGAGATGGTCTTTAAAAACGGAGGCTCCCATACTGCCAAGGTTAGCTTTGGTGTTGCACAAGATCAACCCCCCACGGTGATCAATCCTATTACTGATGTTACCGCCGAGGAAGATGATCCGAGCAAAACCATCGACTTAAGCAATGTCTTTGATGATGTTGATAACGATAAAAACCTGATTGTCAAAACCGTTACAACTAACAGTAACGAGACATTAGTTACTTCTAGTATTACCGACAATACTCTTACCTTAAACTATCTAAAAGATAAATCAGGTACGGCAGATATTACCGTAGAAGCGACATCCAATGGGCTAAAAGTAACGGACACCTTTACTGTCAATGTTAATTCTGTCGATGATGCTCCTAAGGTTGTCAATCCTATTACTGATGTTACCGCCGAGGAAGATGATCCCAGCAAAACCATAGACTTAAGCAATGTCTTTGATGATGTTGATAACGATAAAAACCTGATTGTCAAAACCGTTACAACTAACAGTAACGAGACATTAGTTACTTCTAGTATTACCGACAATACTCTTACCTTAAACTATCTAAAAGATAAATCAGGTACGGCAGACATTACTGTAGAAGCGACATCCAATGGGCTAAAAGTAACGGACACCTTTACTGTCAATGTTAATTCTGTCGATGATGCCCCCACGGTGGCTAGTCCCATTGCTGACGTGACTGCTACTAAAAATGCACCGCAGTCTACTATTGATTTAGCCAATGTATTTGATGATATTGACAACGATAAAACTGCCATTAGTAAGACCGTATTAACTAACAGCAATACCGGATTAGTTACCCCCAGTATTTCTGGAAATACGCTGACCTTGAACTATTTTAACAATCAATTCGGTACAGCAAACATTACAGTTCAAGGTACATCTAATGGCAAAACCGTAGATGATACTTTTACTGTCAACGTCAATGACTCCGTGGTTACTAACCCCAATGATCCTGTAGTTACTAACCCCAGTACACCTTTGAATATTATTAACGTCACCAGCGCCAATAATAATGTTACAGGAACTGCCGGTAATGATCAAATTAACGGTACTGCTGGGAATGAGACCCTGGCAGGAGCAAAAGGGAATGATGTCCTCAAAGGTGATGGCGGGAATGACGTCCTCAAAGGTGGGGATGGGAATGACGCCCTCAATGGCGATGGCGGGAATGACAAACTACAGGGTCAATTAGGCGATGACGGATTAAGTGGAGGTATTGGTAACGATACCCTCAGTGGGGGTGTAGGTAACGATTCACTCAGTGGGGGTGCAGATAACGATAAACTCAATGGGAACGCAGGTAACGACCTCCTCAATGGGGACGCAGGCAACGATACCCTCAGTGGGGGTGTAGGTAACGATAAACTCAGTGGGGGTGCAGATAACGATAAACTCAATGGGAACGCAGGTAACGACCTCCTCAATGGAGACGCAGGTAAGGATACTCTCAATGGTGGAGACGGCGATGATACCCTGATTGGCGTCGATTCTACGAGTGCAACACCCGGAAAAGAAGAAATTGATGTTCTCACAGGGGGTCAGAACAAAGACCGCTTTGTATTAGGAGATTCAAGTCAAGCCTATTACAATGATACCGGATCGGGTGATTATGCTCTGATTTCTGACTTTAAACTGAATAACGATACTATCCAACTGTACGGAAGTGCCTCAAATTATCAATTACAGTCCCGATATAGTCTCAGTGGTAATACGGGCACCGCTATTTGGTTAACAACTTCCGGCTCCAAGGAATTGATTGCTATTGTTAAAGCGGATAAAACCCTCAATTTAACAGATAGTAAGGCTTTCAGTTTCGTTTAG
- a CDS encoding UDP-glucose 4-epimerase, whose translation MQTSKKILVTGGAGYIGSHVVKQLGRETDYEIVVYDNLSTGSPKAVLYGELVVGDLADLQKLAQVFAEHQFDAVLHFAASISVPESTANPLAYYGNNTRNTLNLLQCCETYGVKKLVFSSTAAVYGETAENPVRESTPTTPINPYGYSKLMSEQMIQDYSRASGLKYIILRYFNVAGADDRGQIGQTNKKASHLLKVALDAALNRRESVSIFGTDFPTPDGTGIRDYIHVEDLAAAHIDALRYLENENESHILNCGYGQGYSVKEVLAKVTEMSGRQFPVIEIERRAGDPACVIACSDKIRQILGWKPQFNSLEKIVSSALAWELKLMYPEELVKKMPKTPPAFVLGTILLQKQFISRNQLQVALQEQANTGKKLGEILLRKSMISDQTLQNCLQEQFYLRQRNLLAS comes from the coding sequence ATGCAAACAAGTAAAAAGATATTAGTCACTGGAGGAGCCGGTTATATTGGCTCCCATGTCGTCAAACAACTAGGGAGAGAAACAGATTACGAAATCGTAGTCTATGATAACCTCTCTACCGGATCACCCAAAGCAGTGCTTTACGGAGAATTAGTCGTAGGGGATTTAGCAGACCTGCAAAAATTAGCTCAGGTATTTGCCGAACATCAATTTGATGCGGTTCTGCACTTTGCGGCCAGCATTTCCGTCCCCGAATCCACAGCCAATCCCCTAGCTTACTACGGAAACAACACCCGTAACACCTTAAACCTGCTACAATGCTGTGAAACATACGGAGTCAAAAAGCTAGTTTTTTCCAGTACCGCCGCCGTTTATGGAGAAACCGCCGAAAACCCGGTGCGGGAGTCAACCCCCACCACACCCATCAATCCCTACGGTTACTCCAAACTGATGAGTGAACAGATGATTCAAGATTACAGTCGAGCATCTGGATTAAAGTACATAATTCTACGGTACTTCAACGTTGCCGGAGCCGACGACCGTGGGCAGATTGGTCAAACCAACAAAAAAGCCAGTCATCTGCTGAAAGTCGCTTTAGATGCCGCCTTAAACCGACGGGAATCCGTGAGCATCTTCGGTACAGACTTTCCTACCCCCGACGGTACGGGTATTCGTGACTACATCCACGTCGAGGATTTGGCCGCCGCCCATATTGATGCCTTACGTTATCTCGAAAACGAGAATGAAAGCCACATTCTCAACTGTGGTTATGGTCAGGGGTACAGTGTCAAGGAAGTCTTAGCAAAAGTCACAGAAATGTCGGGACGACAATTCCCGGTGATTGAAATTGAACGACGAGCCGGAGACCCCGCCTGTGTGATTGCTTGTTCGGATAAAATTCGTCAGATTTTGGGTTGGAAACCTCAATTCAACAGTCTGGAGAAGATTGTGAGTAGTGCTCTGGCTTGGGAATTAAAATTAATGTATCCCGAAGAGCTAGTAAAAAAGATGCCCAAAACTCCCCCAGCTTTTGTTCTGGGTACAATCTTACTCCAAAAGCAATTTATTTCTCGGAATCAATTGCAAGTCGCCTTGCAAGAACAAGCTAATACAGGGAAAAAACTGGGGGAAATTCTGTTGCGGAAGTCTATGATTTCTGATCAAACTCTGCAAAACTGTTTGCAAGAACAATTCTATTTAAGACAACGTAATTTATTAGCCAGTTAA
- a CDS encoding pentapeptide repeat-containing protein translates to MLEPNSKEHFDSPNPLSSLESPDFSTKSKALTRLPKKTIANIIFPVVAILSTLITIWIWVENSRLSQRLQAQQSRSTTSSSKNQPLNPQETVLKTKKCSECNLTGANLKKANLREAYLWKANLENADLNNTNLRFSDLRGANLAGADLRESQLASANLGYANLIGANLNNANLQQVNLWQANLKNAQLNNTIFIQADLRQANLESANLESANLLTANLTKANLGNAILNGANLKDANLSEAVLWLAQLEKANLEKANLEKAKLGYAKLNQANLKQAQLIDAVLEGASLEDTDLQKANLKGAKLERANLLGAYLERANLQEANLAKADLRGANLRGAHLKNAYLQGANLRGANLRGADIEGANLRDAQLKGATMPNGKIYIDNNKSNPFF, encoded by the coding sequence ATGCTAGAACCAAACTCAAAAGAACACTTTGATTCCCCCAATCCCTTATCCAGTTTAGAATCACCGGATTTCAGCACAAAATCCAAGGCTTTAACCCGATTACCGAAGAAAACGATTGCGAATATAATTTTTCCAGTTGTGGCGATTTTGAGCACATTAATTACGATTTGGATTTGGGTAGAAAATAGTCGCCTGAGCCAACGTTTACAAGCACAACAATCTCGTTCAACAACATCATCTTCCAAAAATCAACCCCTAAATCCCCAGGAAACTGTATTAAAAACCAAAAAATGTTCGGAATGTAATTTAACTGGAGCTAATTTAAAAAAAGCCAATTTAAGGGAAGCCTATTTGTGGAAAGCTAACTTAGAAAACGCAGATTTGAATAATACTAATTTAAGGTTTTCTGATTTGCGGGGAGCCAACTTAGCCGGGGCAGATTTACGAGAGAGTCAACTAGCAAGTGCTAATTTAGGATATGCTAATTTAATCGGAGCGAACTTAAATAACGCCAATTTACAACAGGTTAATTTATGGCAAGCTAACTTAAAAAATGCTCAACTCAATAATACTATATTTATACAGGCTGATTTACGTCAAGCCAATTTAGAATCGGCTAATTTAGAATCGGCTAATTTATTAACCGCTAATTTAACCAAAGCTAATTTAGGAAATGCTATTCTAAATGGGGCTAATTTAAAAGATGCAAACTTATCAGAAGCTGTGTTATGGTTGGCACAATTAGAAAAAGCCAATTTAGAAAAAGCCAATTTAGAAAAAGCTAAGTTAGGCTATGCTAAACTGAATCAAGCTAACTTGAAGCAAGCTCAATTAATTGATGCGGTATTAGAAGGAGCGAGTTTAGAAGATACGGATTTACAAAAAGCCAATTTAAAAGGCGCAAAATTAGAACGAGCTAATTTATTAGGGGCGTATTTAGAACGGGCTAATTTGCAAGAAGCTAATTTGGCGAAAGCAGATTTACGAGGAGCAAATTTACGCGGAGCTCACCTAAAAAATGCCTATTTACAAGGAGCAAATTTACGCGGAGCTAACTTGAGGGGCGCGGATATAGAGGGAGCAAATCTACGGGATGCACAGTTAAAAGGAGCAACAATGCCCAATGGCAAAATTTATATTGACAACAATAAATCCAACCCATTTTTTTAA
- a CDS encoding (NiFe) hydrogenase maturation protein HypF: MSPDYFDLNSQQHRLQLTIQGTVQGVGFRPFIYRLAMELNLTGWINNSVSGVLIEVEGLWEVLEQFKYRILQEKPPQSEIQTLDIVWLPPVGYSEFEIRVSESTNHPQKIAIILPDLSTCSDCLQDIFDPENRRYQYPFTNCTNCGPRYSIIRDLPYDRNHTTMATFTMCSDCQNEYSHPLNRRFHAQPNACPVCGPQLELWDKNGKVIASLNQALKQAADIIRSGQILALKGLGGFHLIVDARNETAVHNLRQRKRRPAKPLAVMYPNLEQVKQDCLVSELEEKLLSSPAAPIVLLRRIFNQLKSDPPHPPC, encoded by the coding sequence ATGTCACCAGATTATTTCGATCTCAATTCCCAACAACATCGCCTCCAACTAACCATTCAAGGAACAGTCCAAGGCGTGGGGTTTCGTCCATTTATTTATCGCCTCGCAATGGAATTAAACCTAACGGGATGGATTAATAATTCTGTGTCGGGGGTGTTGATTGAAGTAGAAGGATTGTGGGAAGTTTTAGAACAGTTTAAATATCGAATTTTACAGGAAAAACCGCCTCAATCTGAAATTCAAACTTTAGACATCGTTTGGTTACCTCCGGTGGGTTATTCTGAATTTGAAATACGGGTTTCTGAATCTACAAACCATCCTCAAAAAATAGCAATTATTCTACCAGATTTATCAACTTGTTCTGATTGTTTACAAGATATTTTTGATCCTGAAAATCGTCGTTATCAATACCCCTTTACTAATTGTACTAACTGTGGGCCGCGTTATTCGATTATTCGCGATTTACCCTATGACCGAAATCATACCACAATGGCAACATTTACAATGTGTTCCGATTGTCAAAATGAATATAGTCATCCTTTAAATCGTCGGTTTCACGCCCAACCTAATGCTTGTCCTGTTTGTGGGCCACAATTAGAATTATGGGATAAAAACGGTAAGGTTATTGCTAGTTTAAATCAAGCTCTAAAACAGGCGGCGGATATTATTCGTTCGGGTCAAATATTAGCATTAAAAGGTTTAGGTGGATTTCATTTAATTGTTGATGCTAGAAATGAAACCGCCGTGCATAATTTACGTCAACGCAAACGCCGTCCCGCAAAACCTTTGGCGGTGATGTATCCTAATTTAGAACAAGTAAAACAGGATTGTTTGGTTTCGGAATTAGAAGAAAAGTTATTATCTTCTCCTGCTGCTCCGATTGTTTTGTTACGTCGGATTTTTAATCAATTAAAGTCTGACCCCCCCCACCCCCCTTGCTAA
- the hypF gene encoding hydrogenase maturation protein HypF: MLRGGEENQTFPPITKGGLGGVTSPENPYLGVMLPYTPIHHLLLAQLNFPIVATSGNFANEPICIDEAEVVTRLNTIADFFLVHNRPIVRPIDDSIVRIIANQEMVLRRARGYAPLPISLPDSIGANRPPSYQTNLSLSQSGDLSIEKPIKILALGGHLKSTIAIAFGWAEPIAFNQKAFLSQHIGDLENPLALAAFQEVINSLSNIYDFQPNIIVCDDHPDYYSTQFAENLSQQNQYPIVRVQHHLAHVFAVIAEHNLPPPLLGIAWDGTGYGLDGTIWGGEFFQVTETIIQRIASFRRFPLPGGDKAVSEPRRIALGLLYELLGNDLFNSGMNLEFMESFKPQELRIMQTMLNRKLNTPLTSSVGRLFDGVAALLGICQRVSFEGGAAMALEFAIDNLETDEYYLFAWLDTPQLPLEKGDNIGNMSYNCRYYLNWELIIKGILEDKINEKPINLISAKFHNSLVEAVVEISQKLGEKTITLSGGCFQNKYLIERTISRLCQEGFQVYWSQKNPPNDGGLALGQAAFLINHQRFAPNQGKMGESS, from the coding sequence TTGCTAAGGGGGGGAGAAGAAAACCAAACATTTCCCCCCATTACTAAGGGGGGGCTAGGGGGGGTAACTTCCCCAGAAAATCCCTATTTAGGGGTCATGTTACCCTACACACCCATCCATCATTTATTATTAGCTCAATTGAACTTTCCTATCGTCGCAACCAGTGGCAATTTTGCAAATGAACCGATTTGTATTGATGAAGCGGAAGTGGTGACTCGTCTGAATACTATCGCGGATTTCTTCTTAGTTCATAACCGCCCGATTGTTAGACCGATTGATGATTCGATTGTTAGAATTATTGCTAATCAAGAAATGGTGCTGCGTCGGGCGAGGGGTTACGCGCCGTTACCGATTTCCCTACCTGACTCTATAGGCGCAAACAGACCCCCATCATATCAAACTAACCTTAGTTTATCACAGTCTGGGGATTTGTCAATAGAAAAGCCAATAAAAATTTTAGCTTTGGGCGGACATTTAAAGAGTACAATTGCGATAGCCTTCGGCTGGGCGGAGCCCATCGCATTTAATCAAAAAGCCTTCTTGAGTCAACATATTGGGGACTTAGAAAACCCCCTAGCTTTAGCAGCATTTCAAGAAGTGATTAATAGTCTGAGTAATATCTATGATTTTCAACCAAATATTATTGTTTGTGACGATCACCCCGACTATTATTCCACCCAATTTGCAGAAAATTTATCTCAACAAAATCAATATCCAATAGTCCGAGTTCAACATCATCTCGCCCACGTTTTTGCTGTCATTGCTGAACATAATTTACCACCTCCCTTGCTGGGAATTGCTTGGGATGGAACCGGATATGGACTCGATGGAACAATTTGGGGAGGAGAGTTTTTTCAAGTTACAGAAACTATAATTCAACGTATTGCTTCTTTTCGTCGGTTTCCCCTTCCGGGGGGAGATAAAGCGGTATCTGAACCTCGACGAATTGCTTTAGGATTATTATATGAATTATTGGGAAATGATCTATTTAATTCGGGGATGAATTTAGAGTTTATGGAATCTTTCAAACCCCAGGAATTAAGAATTATGCAAACGATGTTAAACCGGAAATTAAATACTCCCTTAACTTCCAGTGTGGGAAGGTTATTTGATGGAGTGGCGGCTTTATTAGGAATTTGTCAAAGGGTGAGTTTTGAAGGAGGAGCGGCTATGGCTTTAGAATTTGCCATTGATAATTTAGAAACCGATGAATATTATCTGTTTGCATGGTTAGATACCCCCCAACTCCCCTTGGAAAAGGGGGATAATATTGGTAATATGAGTTATAATTGTAGGTATTATCTTAATTGGGAACTAATAATTAAAGGGATATTAGAGGATAAAATTAACGAAAAACCGATTAATTTAATTTCGGCTAAATTTCATAATAGTTTAGTGGAAGCGGTGGTAGAAATTAGTCAGAAATTAGGCGAAAAAACTATAACTTTAAGTGGGGGATGTTTTCAGAATAAATATTTAATTGAACGCACAATATCTCGGCTTTGTCAAGAAGGATTTCAGGTTTATTGGTCACAAAAAAATCCTCCTAATGATGGAGGACTAGCCCTAGGACAAGCTGCATTTTTAATTAATCATCAACGATTTGCGCCCAATCAGGGAAAGATGGGGGAAAGTAGTTGA